A region of Streptomyces sp. WMMC500 DNA encodes the following proteins:
- a CDS encoding DUF5988 family protein: MLHSKIVILADCPFTIPLLPHSAETDHESKVKILQGNGYEHFEFRGEYVEVSGILTPIYQWRNRTFIAE; this comes from the coding sequence GTGCTGCATTCGAAGATTGTCATCCTCGCCGATTGCCCGTTCACGATTCCGCTCTTGCCGCATTCGGCCGAGACCGACCACGAGAGCAAGGTCAAGATTCTCCAAGGGAACGGTTATGAGCACTTTGAATTCCGCGGCGAATATGTCGAGGTGAGCGGAATTCTCACGCCGATCTACCAATGGCGCAATCGCACCTTCATCGCGGAATAG